The genomic window ATGATCTTGCCAAAAGGCTACAAATAAAAGCAGAAGATATTACGTTTGTATTTGGTGGAAAATATAAACAAGAGTATTACGGTGCAAGCAATTTAGGGTTTTTAAATAGTGCAATTGAAACTGATTCATCATCATTTTTGCGAACTACAGCAGATTATTTTGCAGACATTCTTTATGGCGAGATAACAAGACCGCGCGTTATGTTTCATGATACTTTACGATTTCGTTATAAGTGGGGTGGACCTACTGAAGTAAAATCTTTTGATGGATTACTCGATGTTGGTGGTGTGAAAATTAAAGTAAAGGGTACCAATGCTAATAAACATTTGTTATGGACTCGTGAAGCTTGGGTAAAACTTGCTCTTGGCAATCTTGATTATCCAAACAATAACTTCGTTCAAATTGGACTTTTAGATTATCAGGTTGGTCGTGGAATTAGTTTTGGTTCTGCATACAATGCTGAAGGATTTTTAGGATTTGCACCAGGGTACTCAATTGATCAGTTTGCTCCGGCAGTTCTTCTTAGTTTAAATCCAATTGTTGAGACTTATACGTGTGAACTTTATACCGCTCTCCTTGAAAGTAATAATGGCTCTTATACTTCCAACGTTGAGTCAATTCGCACTAATGAAATAGGTGCATGTCCACAACGTGGTCTTGGTCGTCACTCATATATAGTTTTAATAAATAATAAAATTAAACTTTTAAATGGTGCAAAACATAAGTTAGATGTTGAGCCGTATGTTGTGCATCAAGCAGCTCCTGATCAAGATTTGGAATTTCTTAATGATATCGACTCATATTTAACAACATATGGTTGCTCTGTTGAAGCAGTACGCGGCCGATTTAATTTCGGAGGAGAGGTTGCTGTTAATACAGGTGAGAACGATATTAAGCCATGGGATCGAAATACTATAAATCTTGTAAGAAATGATCAAGGTTTTGTTACAGCGCAATATACAAAAGTTTTTATTGAAGATCCAAGTACAACCACATCTCCAAAGCGTGCATATGTAACTGATGCGAATGCCGCAGCTGTTAAAAATTCACCAAGAGATTCGAGTTTAAACGGAAAACAAATCGGAGCTGATTTATTTAACAAAGTTGATATTAGCGCAAATCCAGTAACTCCTACTCCATACAAAAATTTGTATAATTCCTTTGATCGTTTTAGACCAAAACAAAGACAAATTCTTAGTGGATATTTCTTTGTAGCTGATGCTTCATATGAATTTATTGAAAAAGTGTTAACTGGTTCTTTTGGTGTTGGATACGCATCTGGTTTTATTGATCAACTATTAGATGCTAATAAATTAACACAGAATCAGCTTATGAATCGGAAGTTTACAGGATTTATTCCACTGCAATCTGCATATCAAGGAACAAGGCTTTCTCATTTGGTTATATTTAACACAGGGGTTCCTCGTTTTAACATTAAAGTTCCAGGTTCAATGGTAACTAATGCCAATTTCACTAAATACCTTCAGTCTGACGGTATTAACGAAATGACTAATATTGCGTTCGTTGGATCTCGATTTAGCTGGAATNNNNNNNNNNTCAATCGCTGAAATCTTATAAAGTAAATATTGCTCCAAACTTAATTGGGTATTGGGTGCCAGAAGGAGCGCAGGTTATTATTTCTCCAAAAGGTGTGTTTCCAGAAAGGACAAGAGCTTCAGATAATTATATAGGCACAGAAATTTCTACACAATTTGCAGCATATTTTTATGATAGAATAAAATTAGAAGGTTATGTTGGGGCGATCTTGCCAGGACAGCATTATAAAGATTTATGTGGCACATTAATTGGCACAGATAAGCAACCAAGTGGTAGTGATATAGGATATGTAGCCAACATTGGTTTAGTGTACGCTTTCTAGAAAATTAATCTTGATTGGATAAAAATTATGAAACAAAGAACAACTTATTGCGGTTTAGTTAGTGAGCAGCATGTTGGTAAAGATATTACACTTTTAGGCTGGGTTCATCGACGTCGTGATCATGGTGGATTAATTTTTATTGACTTGCGTGACCGTGAAGGAATCATGCAAGTTATTTTCAATCCTGATTTTGATAAAGTTGCACATGAACTTGCACATAGCTTGCGCAGTGAATTTGTCATTGCCGTATCTGGAAAAGTAGTGCAGCGTGACTCTGGACTCGTTAATAAAGATTTAAAAACTGGTGCATACGAATTACAAGTTTCACATGTAGACATTTTAAACAAAGCTGTTGGCCTTCCGTTTATGATGGAAGAAGCTGATAACGTTGAAGAAGAATTACGCTTGCAGTATCGATACATCGATCTTCGTCGTGAAAAAATGTTTCAAATCATGCGTCTTCGCAGTGACGTTACTTTTTTTGTCAGAGAGTTTTTTAGAAAAGAGGGTTTCTTAGAAATTGAAACTCCTATGCTGACAAAAAACACACCTGAAGGAGCTCGCGAATTTTTAGTTCCGTCTCGTATACATGAACACAGTGTGTACGCACTTCCACAATCTCCACAAATGTACAAACAGTTGCTTATGGCATCAGGAATGGACCGTTATTTCCAAATTGCTCGTTGTTTTAGAGACGAAGATTTACGCGCAGATCGTCAACCAGAATTTACACAAATTGATGTGGAAATGTCGTTTGTACAAGAAGAGGATGTCATGCAAACAATTGAGAAATTATTGTTTCATGTATTCAAAAACGCCTTAAATATTGAAATTCCAAAAAATTTTGAGCGCATTACCTATGATCAAGCTTTCGCTGATTATGGTTGTGACAAACCTGATTTGCGTTACGACTTAAAAATTCAAGACTGCAGCTCTCTCTTTGAAAAGACTGAATTGAAATTTCTACAAACAGTTTTTCAAGCTGGTGGTAAAATTGGTGGAATTTTAGTTTCACAAAAACAATTTACTCGCTCTGAGCTTGAAAGCTGGGTCAATAAAGCAATGCATTTTGGAGCAAAAGGACTACTTTGGATTCGATTCAACGACCAAGGTGAAGCTGAATCTCCGGTGTCAAAATTCTTGCCAGAAAATTTCTTACAACATGTTAAAACAATTATGCCGCAAGCAAAAGCTGGCGACACCATCTTTTTAATTGCTGGAAAATATAGCGAAGCTTGGACACTTTTAGGTCGATTGCGCTGCGCACTTGCTCAAGAACTTAATCTTGCAAACGCAGACGAGTATCGTTTTTGCTGGGTAACTGATTTCCCATTGTTTGAATATGATGAAGCTGAAAAGCGTTGGAATGCGGTGCATCATCCATTTACCAGCCCGCAAGTTGGCTGGGAAGGTAAATCCTTTGGTGATATAAAAGCACGGGCTTACGATGTAGTTTTAAACGGCTATGAGCTTGGCGGTGGATCGATTCGTATTCACGATATTGAATTTCAAAAGAAAATGTTTGCTATTTTAGGACTTGATGAAGAAAAGATGCAAGATAAATTTGGAGCTTTACTCAATGCTCTTTCTCTTGGTTGTCCTCCGCACGGTGGTCTAGCTCTTGGTCTTGATCGTATCATAATGCTTATGACGCACTGCAAATCTATTCGTGATGTTATAGCATTCCCGAAAACTCAAAAGGGTCATGATGCAATGATGCAAGCTCCTGGAGAAATAGCAGAAAAAGATTTAGAAATGTACGGCTTGAGATTTT from Candidatus Babeliales bacterium includes these protein-coding regions:
- the aspS gene encoding aspartate--tRNA ligase; amino-acid sequence: MKQRTTYCGLVSEQHVGKDITLLGWVHRRRDHGGLIFIDLRDREGIMQVIFNPDFDKVAHELAHSLRSEFVIAVSGKVVQRDSGLVNKDLKTGAYELQVSHVDILNKAVGLPFMMEEADNVEEELRLQYRYIDLRREKMFQIMRLRSDVTFFVREFFRKEGFLEIETPMLTKNTPEGAREFLVPSRIHEHSVYALPQSPQMYKQLLMASGMDRYFQIARCFRDEDLRADRQPEFTQIDVEMSFVQEEDVMQTIEKLLFHVFKNALNIEIPKNFERITYDQAFADYGCDKPDLRYDLKIQDCSSLFEKTELKFLQTVFQAGGKIGGILVSQKQFTRSELESWVNKAMHFGAKGLLWIRFNDQGEAESPVSKFLPENFLQHVKTIMPQAKAGDTIFLIAGKYSEAWTLLGRLRCALAQELNLANADEYRFCWVTDFPLFEYDEAEKRWNAVHHPFTSPQVGWEGKSFGDIKARAYDVVLNGYELGGGSIRIHDIEFQKKMFAILGLDEEKMQDKFGALLNALSLGCPPHGGLALGLDRIIMLMTHCKSIRDVIAFPKTQKGHDAMMQAPGEIAEKDLEMYGLRFLPKKQDKK